Proteins encoded together in one Flavobacteriales bacterium window:
- the gcvP gene encoding aminomethyl-transferring glycine dehydrogenase — MNTVTYQERHIGPHAADTQAMLKAIGVTSLDALIQRTVPQGIRAAQALATGDAFTERQHLDHMKALGAKNKVFRSYIGLGFSGTVTPPPILRNIFENPGWYTAYTPYQAEIAQGRLEALLNFQTMCIDLTGLPIANASLLDEATAIAEAMHMLYAARPKELANANKFFADKGLFPQNIDVLRTRCAPIGVELVVGDVKDLDPAGGYFGIALQYPAMDGSVNDHRAIVAKAKAAGVKTAVCADLLALVLLTPPGEWGADVCVGNSQRFGVPMGYGGPHAAFFCTTEDFKRLIPGRIIGVSQDRRGRRGLRMALQTREQHIRRDKATSNICTAQALLAVMAGMYGVYHGPDGLKRIARNVHAHTRNVAEAAKALGYTVANGSFFDTVTLGGAHVDKVRAAAGKRGINFRYDGGQLSIAFDETVRMNDANDVVAALAEAVGKPAPALSGNGASMAVPADLQRKSDLLTHPVFNTHHTELELQRYIKKLENKDFSLMHGMIPLGSCTMKLNAASTLMPLSWPEWNAIHPFAPVEQTEGYQELFRELSDILAKATGFTAVSLQPNSGAQGEYAGLMVIRAYHEARGDKHRNIALIPSSAHGTNPASAVMAGMQVVVVKATEDGQIDVADLKAKAEQYKDTLSCLMVTYPSTHGVYEAAIKDVTGAIHANGGLVYMDGANMNAQVGLTSPGEIGADVCHLNLHKTFAIPHGGGGPGMGPICVNDKLKPFLPGHPLVKTGGEEAIPAVSAAPWGSALILLISYGYSKMLGGSGLTDATRYAILNANYIKAKLEKHYPILYLGDQGMVAHEMILDCREFKRTAGVEVEDIAKRLMDYGFHAPTVSFPVAGTLMVEPTESEAKPELDRFIEALIGIRHEIAEIESGKADKADNVLKMAPHTSDEVCADAWNHAYGREKAAFPASVNRDWKYWPTVSRVDNAYGDRNLVCTCPPVEEYAAAEA; from the coding sequence ATGAACACCGTCACCTACCAAGAGCGTCACATCGGACCCCATGCTGCGGACACCCAGGCCATGCTGAAGGCCATCGGTGTGACGTCGCTCGATGCACTCATCCAGCGCACCGTACCCCAGGGCATCCGTGCGGCGCAGGCGCTTGCCACCGGCGATGCGTTCACCGAGCGCCAGCATCTGGACCACATGAAAGCGCTGGGCGCGAAGAACAAGGTCTTCCGCAGCTACATCGGCTTGGGCTTCAGCGGCACGGTGACCCCGCCGCCCATCCTGCGCAACATCTTCGAGAACCCCGGATGGTACACGGCCTACACGCCTTACCAGGCCGAGATCGCACAGGGCCGACTGGAGGCGCTGCTGAACTTCCAGACGATGTGCATCGACCTCACGGGGCTGCCCATCGCCAACGCCAGCCTGCTCGATGAGGCCACCGCCATCGCCGAGGCCATGCACATGCTGTACGCCGCTCGCCCGAAGGAGCTGGCCAACGCGAACAAGTTCTTCGCCGACAAGGGCCTCTTTCCGCAGAACATCGATGTGTTGCGCACCCGCTGCGCGCCCATCGGCGTGGAGCTGGTGGTGGGCGATGTGAAGGACCTCGACCCCGCCGGCGGCTACTTCGGCATCGCGCTGCAGTATCCCGCCATGGATGGTAGCGTGAACGACCACCGCGCCATCGTGGCCAAGGCCAAGGCCGCCGGTGTGAAGACCGCCGTGTGCGCCGACCTGCTCGCACTGGTGCTCCTGACGCCTCCGGGCGAGTGGGGGGCCGACGTGTGCGTGGGCAACAGCCAGCGCTTCGGAGTGCCCATGGGATATGGCGGACCGCATGCCGCCTTCTTCTGCACCACCGAGGATTTCAAGCGCCTGATCCCCGGCCGCATCATCGGCGTGAGCCAGGACCGCCGCGGCCGTCGGGGCCTGCGCATGGCGTTGCAGACGCGTGAGCAGCACATCCGCCGCGACAAGGCCACCAGCAACATCTGCACCGCGCAGGCCCTGCTCGCCGTGATGGCCGGCATGTACGGCGTGTACCACGGTCCGGACGGACTGAAGCGGATCGCCCGCAACGTGCACGCCCACACCCGCAACGTGGCCGAGGCCGCGAAGGCGCTGGGCTACACGGTGGCCAACGGCAGCTTCTTCGACACCGTCACCCTCGGCGGTGCCCACGTGGACAAGGTGCGCGCAGCGGCCGGGAAGCGTGGCATCAACTTCCGGTATGACGGCGGCCAGTTGAGCATCGCGTTCGATGAGACCGTGCGCATGAACGATGCGAACGACGTGGTGGCCGCCCTGGCCGAGGCCGTGGGCAAGCCCGCTCCCGCGCTCAGCGGCAACGGCGCCAGCATGGCCGTGCCCGCCGACCTGCAGCGCAAGAGCGACCTCCTCACCCACCCGGTGTTCAACACGCACCATACCGAGCTGGAGCTGCAGCGCTACATCAAGAAGCTCGAGAACAAGGACTTCAGCCTGATGCACGGCATGATCCCGCTGGGCTCGTGCACCATGAAGCTGAACGCCGCCAGCACGCTGATGCCGCTTAGCTGGCCTGAGTGGAACGCCATCCACCCCTTCGCGCCCGTGGAGCAGACGGAGGGCTACCAGGAGCTGTTCCGTGAACTGAGCGACATCCTCGCCAAGGCCACCGGGTTCACCGCCGTGAGCCTGCAGCCCAACAGCGGCGCGCAGGGCGAATATGCCGGCCTGATGGTGATCCGCGCCTACCATGAGGCTCGCGGCGACAAGCACCGCAACATCGCCCTGATCCCCAGCAGCGCGCACGGCACCAACCCCGCCAGCGCGGTGATGGCCGGCATGCAGGTGGTGGTGGTGAAGGCCACCGAGGACGGGCAGATCGACGTGGCCGACCTGAAGGCCAAGGCCGAGCAGTACAAGGACACGCTGAGCTGCCTGATGGTGACCTACCCCAGCACGCATGGTGTGTACGAGGCGGCCATCAAGGACGTGACCGGCGCCATCCACGCCAACGGTGGCCTGGTGTACATGGACGGCGCCAACATGAACGCGCAGGTGGGCCTCACCAGCCCCGGCGAGATCGGTGCGGACGTGTGCCACCTGAACCTGCACAAGACCTTCGCCATCCCGCACGGCGGTGGCGGCCCCGGCATGGGCCCCATCTGCGTGAACGACAAGCTGAAGCCCTTCCTGCCCGGCCACCCGCTGGTGAAGACCGGTGGTGAGGAGGCCATCCCCGCCGTGAGCGCGGCGCCCTGGGGCAGCGCGTTGATCCTGCTGATCAGCTATGGCTACAGCAAGATGCTGGGCGGCAGCGGCCTCACCGATGCCACGCGTTACGCCATCCTCAACGCCAACTACATCAAGGCGAAGCTGGAGAAGCACTACCCCATCCTTTACCTGGGCGATCAGGGCATGGTGGCGCACGAGATGATCCTGGACTGCCGTGAGTTCAAGCGCACCGCCGGGGTGGAGGTGGAGGACATCGCGAAGCGCCTGATGGACTACGGCTTCCATGCGCCCACGGTGAGCTTCCCCGTGGCCGGCACGCTGATGGTGGAGCCCACCGAGAGCGAGGCGAAGCCGGAGCTGGACCGCTTCATCGAGGCCCTGATCGGCATCCGCCACGAGATCGCCGAGATCGAGAGCGGCAAGGCCGACAAGGCGGACAACGTGCTGAAGATGGCCCCGCACACCAGCGACGAGGTCTGCGCTGATGCGTGGAACCACGCGTATGGCCGCGAGAAAGCCGCCTTCCCGGCGAGCGTGAACCGCGACTGGAAGTACTGGCCCACCGTGAGCCGGGTGGACAACGCCTATGGCGACCGCAACCTGGTGTGCACCTGCCCGCCCGTGGAGGAGTACGCGGCGGCTGAGGCCTGA